The nucleotide window agaaaaagaaagaaaaaaagataatagcTTGATCATATTGAAATATATGTACTATCTTGACCACATAAAAATAGCTTCAAATATTTGAGAGGTTTTAAAATCCAAGATTCTCAAAATATCTGGCATATGTGTCCAACTTGCAAGGGATATAAATGATGTCATTGTTGTACTTGAAAGGCAGAAATCCAAAGGACTCCTATACACacaaattgtaagatttgatcAAATGACGCGATGTGTTTTCTTTCTTCCGTCTGTCTAAGTAAACTTCATCGGACTTGGTCATGTTATGTTGGCACGAATGAACAAGgcgacaaaaaagaaaaaaagacatgTTGTTGACACGAGAGAAATAATTGTCGGGCTTTGCAAGTTAAAACAGGCCCATTCAAAGAAACCAGTAAGACCCAACTACGaccagaagaaagaaaaaaatcagcCTGTTGAGTTGACAAATCGTTTTAGTCGCCTACTTACAATCATTTGAATTCTAGAagaatcataaaaaaaataaagacatTGAGTGGCACGCACGTTCCACTTCTCTATCacaaaaacgtgagagagacaAACAACATTACAAAACATGAGAGCTTCTTGGTCGCCGATCATATCCGAGTAGTTAGGAGTTTTGAATGGTTGTTTGTCTGAAATAATGGGTTGTATTTGCGCTACCGCGCGTTCTCCAAACGCCGCCGTTGCCAACACTGACCTATTGGATTCAAGCAAATCCATCCTTCAACTTCTCCCTCCTCCTTCGTCCTCTTCATCTAAAACGGAAGGATCTTTCACACGTCCAAACTCTTCAGCTTCCATCACCGTCGTGGCTAATGGTTATCCAGTGGCACGCCGTCCCTCCACCTCATCTGATCGAAACAGCAATAACCCAGTAGTTATTGTCGGAGCTCCAACCAGGAGAGTTACGGCTATGCCGGTGGGGCAGCCTAAGCAGAAGTCAGAGAGTTTGACTCTGGATAAAGCAGAATCCACTAGCGGAGAATGGCCATCTTGGTTGGCTTCTGTCGCCGGAGAAGCCATCAAGGGATGGACCCCTCGCTCCGCAGATTCCTATGAGAAGTTAGACAAagttagttaatatttttaataaaagaacTCATGTTTTTTTTGCTGTCTGAATCTCTTTGTGTGACCAGTTTCTTGTTATAGATTGGACAGGGGACATACAGCAGCGTGTACAAAGCCAGAGACCTTGAAACAGGAAAGATTGTGGCGATGAAGAAGGTTCGGTTTGTTAACATGGATCCAGAGAGTGTTCGGTTTATGGCCAGGGAGATTCTCATTCTTCGTAAGCTTGACCATCCTAATGTCATGAAGCTTGAAGGTCTAGTCACCTCTAGACTCTCAGGTAGTCTCTACCTTGTCTTTGAGTACATGGAACACGACCTCGCTGGTCTAGCCGCAACTCCTGGAATCAAATTCTCTGAAACTCAGGTACTATTACACCTTTTGTTTCCttacagacaaaaaaaaaactcaagtgACAATAGTCTTACTTCGTTTTCAGATCAAATGTTATATGCAACAGCTGTTTCGTGGTCTTGAACATTGCCACAGACGAGGAATCCTCCACCGTGATATCAAGGGATCTAATCTCTTGATTAATAACGAAGGTGTTCTGAAGATTGGTGACTTCGGTTTGGCTAATTTTTACCGGGGTGATGGAGATCTCCAGCTGACAAGTCGCGTTGTAACATTATGGTACAGAGCGCCTGAGCTGCTGCTTGGTGCAACTGAGTATGGACCAGCCATAGACCTCTGGAGTGCCGGTTGCATTCTCACTGAGCTCTTTGCTGGAAAGCCTATCATGCCAGGACGCACAGAAGTAATGGGAACATTCTAGTACATTTTTAGTTTCTTTGCAACATATAGCACTGACTTTATAATCCTAAACACCATATATCAGACTGATTATGAgtgtatagttagagaaaaaaatacaacttaGGCAAATATTTGTCTCGTGTTTGTATATTGATTATGTGAATTTATAATTTACAATCgtttagacctatatttatacaGATTCAGAtatctaatatttattttctttttagtttttttttatttatctactAAATTCGGTTTTCCTTATCCTAAAAGTTATAACTGGTGCACTGAGAGTTAAGTCACTCCGGAATCAATACTATAGAATACAAATGATGAGATAGTTATACTTTTTGCTTCTCAGGTGGAGCAGATGCACAAGATCTTTAAGCTATGTGGTTCACCCTCAGAAGATTACTGGAGAAGAGAAACTCTACCACTTGCAACAAGCTTTAAACCAAGTCACCCTTACAAGGCTGTTCTTGGTGAGACCTTCGGTCATTTCCCTGCATCAGCTCTGGCACTTATAAACAAGCTACTAGCAATAGAACCTGAGAAACGTGGATCAGCTGCTTCTGCATTGAGGAGCGAGGTAATATATTAATACTAACCCTAAATCTATGCTTCTTTCACAAGTTATTAGATGCATTGTCATGATCAGTTGAATACTTTCTTCTATTCAGTTCTTCACCACGGAGCCACTCCCTGCTAATCCATCAAGCTTACCTAGATATCCACCAAGCaaggaacttgatgctaagcttCGCAATGAAGAAGCAAGAAAGTAAGACTTCTTGAGTTCACTATTCTTTCTCTCTTGTGGGTCTTTTCTTATTAAAGTTTTGGTTTCAGAGTAAGGGCAGAGGATAAAAAGAGAAGAGGGGGAGAGACAGTGACAAGAGGACGGCCAAAGGATCTTAAAACTGCGCAGACACCTGAGTTTATGGTCGCAGGGCAGTCCAAGGTCACATGCATAAGCC belongs to Brassica rapa cultivar Chiifu-401-42 chromosome A07, CAAS_Brap_v3.01, whole genome shotgun sequence and includes:
- the LOC103831671 gene encoding probable serine/threonine-protein kinase At1g09600, whose amino-acid sequence is MGCICATARSPNAAVANTDLLDSSKSILQLLPPPSSSSSKTEGSFTRPNSSASITVVANGYPVARRPSTSSDRNSNNPVVIVGAPTRRVTAMPVGQPKQKSESLTLDKAESTSGEWPSWLASVAGEAIKGWTPRSADSYEKLDKIGQGTYSSVYKARDLETGKIVAMKKVRFVNMDPESVRFMAREILILRKLDHPNVMKLEGLVTSRLSGSLYLVFEYMEHDLAGLAATPGIKFSETQIKCYMQQLFRGLEHCHRRGILHRDIKGSNLLINNEGVLKIGDFGLANFYRGDGDLQLTSRVVTLWYRAPELLLGATEYGPAIDLWSAGCILTELFAGKPIMPGRTEVEQMHKIFKLCGSPSEDYWRRETLPLATSFKPSHPYKAVLGETFGHFPASALALINKLLAIEPEKRGSAASALRSEFFTTEPLPANPSSLPRYPPSKELDAKLRNEEARKVRAEDKKRRGGETVTRGRPKDLKTAQTPEFMVAGQSKVTCISHKFKTDEEGGTGFRIEPPRKGIQQNGYAHASTVVHPSVADTEWNRGGSIKRETNAELKSRVTQTGDLPGDSCRRSSSRDYSTGNAPRKNRIHYSGPLMPPGGNLDEMLKEHEKQIQQAVRKARVEKSGQQQRYTGRNAR